A region from the Poecilia reticulata strain Guanapo linkage group LG12, Guppy_female_1.0+MT, whole genome shotgun sequence genome encodes:
- the dnajc21 gene encoding dnaJ homolog subfamily C member 21 isoform X4, with amino-acid sequence MTMRCHYEVLGVKRDAGDDELKKSYRKLALKWHPDKNLENAEEAAEQFKLIQAAYDVLSDPQERAWYDNHREALLKGGLSGDYEDDSIDLLQFFTVTCYSGYGDDEKGFYTVYRNLFESIVKEEMEHSRMDDEEEEEGFPPFGDSQSDYDTVVHVFYAYWQSFCTRKNFAWKEEYDTRQASNRWEKRAMEKENKKTREKARKERNELVRQLVAFVRKRDRRVQAHRKLVEEQNAEKIKKTAELRRQQKLKQAKMAEEYKEQSWAAMSELEKELQQIEAQYGEEFGDTSESEEEEVDVDTFQKNSERDGDAAQPNDDDPTIDCYDDLYCPACDKSFKSDKAMKNHEKSKKHREMVVLLRQQLEEEDDSFCLNGEEDGEKENDLQDEEEEEEEEQPRQKLSKKQKRKKKQQKVVQQTTAEVKEEEETISTQTTCEEEVLESSENPGQPEKQEDLPSAEVRSSSEKTKGKKGGGKDKAKNTKSHTEQFPEKEINLRCVTCNDEFPTRNKLFDHLKTSGHAIAISTNATHSSMSKSRKEKRKNR; translated from the exons ATGACGATGAGGTGTCACTATGAAGTGTTGGGAGTAAAAAGAGACGCGGGAGACGATGAGCTGAAGAAATCTTATCGGAAATTAGCCTTAAAATGGCACCCAG ATAAAAACTTGGAGAACGCAGAGGAGGCCGCAGAGCAGTTCAAGCTCATTCAAGCAGCTTACGATGTCCTCAGCGATCCACAGGAGAGAGCCTG GTATGACAATCACAGAGAAGCTCTGCTGAAAGGAGGCCTAAGCGGCGATTATGAAGACGACAGCATTGACCTCCTGCAGTTCTTCACAGTCACATGCTACTCAGGATACGGAGATGATGAGAAG ggCTTTTACACGGTTTACAGGAATCTTTTTGAGTCCATTGTTAAGGAGGAGATGGAGCACAGCAGGATGGAcgacgaggaagaggaagaagggtTTCCTCCCTTTGGAGATTCTCAGAGCGATTATGATACA GTAGTCCATGTGTTTTACGCCTACTGGCAGAGCTTCTGCACTCGCAAAAACTTTGCTTGGAAGGAGGAGTACGACACGAGGCAGGCATCCAACCGCTGGGAAAAAAGGGCCATGGAGAAGGAGAACAAGAAGACCAGGGAAAAGGCTCGAAAGGAGCGCAATGAGTTGGTGCGGCAACTGGTGGCCTTCGTCCGTAAGAGGGACCGGCGCGTCCAGGCCCACAGGAAGCTGGTGGAGGAGCAGAACGCCGAGAAGATCAAGAAGACGGCGGAGCTGAGGCGACAGCAGAAGCTCAAACAAGCCAA GATGGCAGAGGAGTACAAGGAGCAGAGCTGGGCCGCAATGTCTGAGCTGGagaaggagctgcagcagattgAAGCTCAGTACGGAGAGGAGTTTGGAGACACATCCgagagtgaggaagaggaggtggatgtggacacatttcagaaaaacagtgAAAGAGACGGAG ATGCTGCGCAGCCAAACGACGATGACCCGACCATCGACTGTTACGATGATCTCTACTGCCCAGCTTGTGACAAGTCTTTCAAATCGGATAAAGC catGAAAAACCATGAAAAGTCCAAAAAGCACCGAGAGATGGTAGTGTTGCTACGGCAACAGTTGGAGGAAGAAGACGACTCATTCTGCTTGAACggagaggaggatggagagaaagaaaatgacctgcaggatgaggaggaggaagaagaagaggaacagCCAAGGCAAAA GCtgtcaaaaaagcaaaagaggaaaaagaaacagcagaaagtAGTACAG CAAACTACCGCTGAGgttaaagaggaggaggagacgatATCCACACAGACCACCTGTGAGGAAGAAGTCCTTGAAAGCTCAGAAAATCCTGGACAACCTGAAAAGCAGGAGGACCTTCCCTCTGCAGAAGTCAGAAG CAGCTCTGAAAAGACGAAAGGAAAAAAGGGAGGCGGGAAAGACAAGGCTAAGAACACCAAATCACACACTGAGCAGTTTCCTGAG AAGGAAATAAACCTCCGCTGTGTTACCTGCAACGACGAGTTCCCCACAAGAAACAAGTTGTTTGACCATCTGAAGACCAGCGGCCACGCTATTGCTATTTCTACAAACGCTACTCACAGCTCCATGAGCAAGAGCAGGAAAGAAAAGCGGAAAAACAGATAA
- the dnajc21 gene encoding dnaJ homolog subfamily C member 21 isoform X1, translated as MTMRCHYEVLGVKRDAGDDELKKSYRKLALKWHPDKNLENAEEAAEQFKLIQAAYDVLSDPQERAWYDNHREALLKGGLSGDYEDDSIDLLQFFTVTCYSGYGDDEKGFYTVYRNLFESIVKEEMEHSRMDDEEEEEGFPPFGDSQSDYDTVVHVFYAYWQSFCTRKNFAWKEEYDTRQASNRWEKRAMEKENKKTREKARKERNELVRQLVAFVRKRDRRVQAHRKLVEEQNAEKIKKTAELRRQQKLKQAKMAEEYKEQSWAAMSELEKELQQIEAQYGEEFGDTSESEEEEVDVDTFQKNSERDGDAAQPNDDDPTIDCYDDLYCPACDKSFKSDKAMKNHEKSKKHREMVVLLRQQLEEEDDSFCLNGEEDGEKENDLQDEEEEEEEEQPRQNLSLHILRLSKKQKRKKKQQKVVQQTTAEVKEEEETISTQTTCEEEVLESSENPGQPEKQEDLPSAEVRSSSEKTKGKKGGGKDKAKNTKSHTEQFPEKEINLRCVTCNDEFPTRNKLFDHLKTSGHAIAISTNATHSSMSKSRKEKRKNR; from the exons ATGACGATGAGGTGTCACTATGAAGTGTTGGGAGTAAAAAGAGACGCGGGAGACGATGAGCTGAAGAAATCTTATCGGAAATTAGCCTTAAAATGGCACCCAG ATAAAAACTTGGAGAACGCAGAGGAGGCCGCAGAGCAGTTCAAGCTCATTCAAGCAGCTTACGATGTCCTCAGCGATCCACAGGAGAGAGCCTG GTATGACAATCACAGAGAAGCTCTGCTGAAAGGAGGCCTAAGCGGCGATTATGAAGACGACAGCATTGACCTCCTGCAGTTCTTCACAGTCACATGCTACTCAGGATACGGAGATGATGAGAAG ggCTTTTACACGGTTTACAGGAATCTTTTTGAGTCCATTGTTAAGGAGGAGATGGAGCACAGCAGGATGGAcgacgaggaagaggaagaagggtTTCCTCCCTTTGGAGATTCTCAGAGCGATTATGATACA GTAGTCCATGTGTTTTACGCCTACTGGCAGAGCTTCTGCACTCGCAAAAACTTTGCTTGGAAGGAGGAGTACGACACGAGGCAGGCATCCAACCGCTGGGAAAAAAGGGCCATGGAGAAGGAGAACAAGAAGACCAGGGAAAAGGCTCGAAAGGAGCGCAATGAGTTGGTGCGGCAACTGGTGGCCTTCGTCCGTAAGAGGGACCGGCGCGTCCAGGCCCACAGGAAGCTGGTGGAGGAGCAGAACGCCGAGAAGATCAAGAAGACGGCGGAGCTGAGGCGACAGCAGAAGCTCAAACAAGCCAA GATGGCAGAGGAGTACAAGGAGCAGAGCTGGGCCGCAATGTCTGAGCTGGagaaggagctgcagcagattgAAGCTCAGTACGGAGAGGAGTTTGGAGACACATCCgagagtgaggaagaggaggtggatgtggacacatttcagaaaaacagtgAAAGAGACGGAG ATGCTGCGCAGCCAAACGACGATGACCCGACCATCGACTGTTACGATGATCTCTACTGCCCAGCTTGTGACAAGTCTTTCAAATCGGATAAAGC catGAAAAACCATGAAAAGTCCAAAAAGCACCGAGAGATGGTAGTGTTGCTACGGCAACAGTTGGAGGAAGAAGACGACTCATTCTGCTTGAACggagaggaggatggagagaaagaaaatgacctgcaggatgaggaggaggaagaagaagaggaacagCCAAGGCAAAA TCTTTCTCTCCACATCCTTAGGCtgtcaaaaaagcaaaagaggaaaaagaaacagcagaaagtAGTACAG CAAACTACCGCTGAGgttaaagaggaggaggagacgatATCCACACAGACCACCTGTGAGGAAGAAGTCCTTGAAAGCTCAGAAAATCCTGGACAACCTGAAAAGCAGGAGGACCTTCCCTCTGCAGAAGTCAGAAG CAGCTCTGAAAAGACGAAAGGAAAAAAGGGAGGCGGGAAAGACAAGGCTAAGAACACCAAATCACACACTGAGCAGTTTCCTGAG AAGGAAATAAACCTCCGCTGTGTTACCTGCAACGACGAGTTCCCCACAAGAAACAAGTTGTTTGACCATCTGAAGACCAGCGGCCACGCTATTGCTATTTCTACAAACGCTACTCACAGCTCCATGAGCAAGAGCAGGAAAGAAAAGCGGAAAAACAGATAA
- the dnajc21 gene encoding dnaJ homolog subfamily C member 21 isoform X2, with product MTMRCHYEVLGVKRDAGDDELKKSYRKLALKWHPDKNLENAEEAAEQFKLIQAAYDVLSDPQERAWYDNHREALLKGGLSGDYEDDSIDLLQFFTVTCYSGYGDDEKGFYTVYRNLFESIVKEEMEHSRMDDEEEEEGFPPFGDSQSDYDTVVHVFYAYWQSFCTRKNFAWKEEYDTRQASNRWEKRAMEKENKKTREKARKERNELVRQLVAFVRKRDRRVQAHRKLVEEQNAEKIKKTAELRRQQKLKQAKMAEEYKEQSWAAMSELEKELQQIEAQYGEEFGDTSESEEEEVDVDTFQKNSERDGDAAQPNDDDPTIDCYDDLYCPACDKSFKSDKAMKNHEKSKKHREMVVLLRQQLEEEDDSFCLNGEEDGEKENDLQDEEEEEEEEQPRQNLSLHILRLSKKQKRKKKQQKVVQQTTAEVKEEEETISTQTTCEEEVLESSENPGQPEKQEDLPSAEVRSSEKTKGKKGGGKDKAKNTKSHTEQFPEKEINLRCVTCNDEFPTRNKLFDHLKTSGHAIAISTNATHSSMSKSRKEKRKNR from the exons ATGACGATGAGGTGTCACTATGAAGTGTTGGGAGTAAAAAGAGACGCGGGAGACGATGAGCTGAAGAAATCTTATCGGAAATTAGCCTTAAAATGGCACCCAG ATAAAAACTTGGAGAACGCAGAGGAGGCCGCAGAGCAGTTCAAGCTCATTCAAGCAGCTTACGATGTCCTCAGCGATCCACAGGAGAGAGCCTG GTATGACAATCACAGAGAAGCTCTGCTGAAAGGAGGCCTAAGCGGCGATTATGAAGACGACAGCATTGACCTCCTGCAGTTCTTCACAGTCACATGCTACTCAGGATACGGAGATGATGAGAAG ggCTTTTACACGGTTTACAGGAATCTTTTTGAGTCCATTGTTAAGGAGGAGATGGAGCACAGCAGGATGGAcgacgaggaagaggaagaagggtTTCCTCCCTTTGGAGATTCTCAGAGCGATTATGATACA GTAGTCCATGTGTTTTACGCCTACTGGCAGAGCTTCTGCACTCGCAAAAACTTTGCTTGGAAGGAGGAGTACGACACGAGGCAGGCATCCAACCGCTGGGAAAAAAGGGCCATGGAGAAGGAGAACAAGAAGACCAGGGAAAAGGCTCGAAAGGAGCGCAATGAGTTGGTGCGGCAACTGGTGGCCTTCGTCCGTAAGAGGGACCGGCGCGTCCAGGCCCACAGGAAGCTGGTGGAGGAGCAGAACGCCGAGAAGATCAAGAAGACGGCGGAGCTGAGGCGACAGCAGAAGCTCAAACAAGCCAA GATGGCAGAGGAGTACAAGGAGCAGAGCTGGGCCGCAATGTCTGAGCTGGagaaggagctgcagcagattgAAGCTCAGTACGGAGAGGAGTTTGGAGACACATCCgagagtgaggaagaggaggtggatgtggacacatttcagaaaaacagtgAAAGAGACGGAG ATGCTGCGCAGCCAAACGACGATGACCCGACCATCGACTGTTACGATGATCTCTACTGCCCAGCTTGTGACAAGTCTTTCAAATCGGATAAAGC catGAAAAACCATGAAAAGTCCAAAAAGCACCGAGAGATGGTAGTGTTGCTACGGCAACAGTTGGAGGAAGAAGACGACTCATTCTGCTTGAACggagaggaggatggagagaaagaaaatgacctgcaggatgaggaggaggaagaagaagaggaacagCCAAGGCAAAA TCTTTCTCTCCACATCCTTAGGCtgtcaaaaaagcaaaagaggaaaaagaaacagcagaaagtAGTACAG CAAACTACCGCTGAGgttaaagaggaggaggagacgatATCCACACAGACCACCTGTGAGGAAGAAGTCCTTGAAAGCTCAGAAAATCCTGGACAACCTGAAAAGCAGGAGGACCTTCCCTCTGCAGAAGTCAGAAG CTCTGAAAAGACGAAAGGAAAAAAGGGAGGCGGGAAAGACAAGGCTAAGAACACCAAATCACACACTGAGCAGTTTCCTGAG AAGGAAATAAACCTCCGCTGTGTTACCTGCAACGACGAGTTCCCCACAAGAAACAAGTTGTTTGACCATCTGAAGACCAGCGGCCACGCTATTGCTATTTCTACAAACGCTACTCACAGCTCCATGAGCAAGAGCAGGAAAGAAAAGCGGAAAAACAGATAA
- the dnajc21 gene encoding dnaJ homolog subfamily C member 21 isoform X3: MRCHYEVLGVKRDAGDDELKKSYRKLALKWHPDKNLENAEEAAEQFKLIQAAYDVLSDPQERAWYDNHREALLKGGLSGDYEDDSIDLLQFFTVTCYSGYGDDEKGFYTVYRNLFESIVKEEMEHSRMDDEEEEEGFPPFGDSQSDYDTVVHVFYAYWQSFCTRKNFAWKEEYDTRQASNRWEKRAMEKENKKTREKARKERNELVRQLVAFVRKRDRRVQAHRKLVEEQNAEKIKKTAELRRQQKLKQAKMAEEYKEQSWAAMSELEKELQQIEAQYGEEFGDTSESEEEEVDVDTFQKNSERDGDAAQPNDDDPTIDCYDDLYCPACDKSFKSDKAMKNHEKSKKHREMVVLLRQQLEEEDDSFCLNGEEDGEKENDLQDEEEEEEEEQPRQNLSLHILRLSKKQKRKKKQQKVVQQTTAEVKEEEETISTQTTCEEEVLESSENPGQPEKQEDLPSAEVRSSSEKTKGKKGGGKDKAKNTKSHTEQFPEKEINLRCVTCNDEFPTRNKLFDHLKTSGHAIAISTNATHSSMSKSRKEKRKNR; the protein is encoded by the exons ATGAGGTGTCACTATGAAGTGTTGGGAGTAAAAAGAGACGCGGGAGACGATGAGCTGAAGAAATCTTATCGGAAATTAGCCTTAAAATGGCACCCAG ATAAAAACTTGGAGAACGCAGAGGAGGCCGCAGAGCAGTTCAAGCTCATTCAAGCAGCTTACGATGTCCTCAGCGATCCACAGGAGAGAGCCTG GTATGACAATCACAGAGAAGCTCTGCTGAAAGGAGGCCTAAGCGGCGATTATGAAGACGACAGCATTGACCTCCTGCAGTTCTTCACAGTCACATGCTACTCAGGATACGGAGATGATGAGAAG ggCTTTTACACGGTTTACAGGAATCTTTTTGAGTCCATTGTTAAGGAGGAGATGGAGCACAGCAGGATGGAcgacgaggaagaggaagaagggtTTCCTCCCTTTGGAGATTCTCAGAGCGATTATGATACA GTAGTCCATGTGTTTTACGCCTACTGGCAGAGCTTCTGCACTCGCAAAAACTTTGCTTGGAAGGAGGAGTACGACACGAGGCAGGCATCCAACCGCTGGGAAAAAAGGGCCATGGAGAAGGAGAACAAGAAGACCAGGGAAAAGGCTCGAAAGGAGCGCAATGAGTTGGTGCGGCAACTGGTGGCCTTCGTCCGTAAGAGGGACCGGCGCGTCCAGGCCCACAGGAAGCTGGTGGAGGAGCAGAACGCCGAGAAGATCAAGAAGACGGCGGAGCTGAGGCGACAGCAGAAGCTCAAACAAGCCAA GATGGCAGAGGAGTACAAGGAGCAGAGCTGGGCCGCAATGTCTGAGCTGGagaaggagctgcagcagattgAAGCTCAGTACGGAGAGGAGTTTGGAGACACATCCgagagtgaggaagaggaggtggatgtggacacatttcagaaaaacagtgAAAGAGACGGAG ATGCTGCGCAGCCAAACGACGATGACCCGACCATCGACTGTTACGATGATCTCTACTGCCCAGCTTGTGACAAGTCTTTCAAATCGGATAAAGC catGAAAAACCATGAAAAGTCCAAAAAGCACCGAGAGATGGTAGTGTTGCTACGGCAACAGTTGGAGGAAGAAGACGACTCATTCTGCTTGAACggagaggaggatggagagaaagaaaatgacctgcaggatgaggaggaggaagaagaagaggaacagCCAAGGCAAAA TCTTTCTCTCCACATCCTTAGGCtgtcaaaaaagcaaaagaggaaaaagaaacagcagaaagtAGTACAG CAAACTACCGCTGAGgttaaagaggaggaggagacgatATCCACACAGACCACCTGTGAGGAAGAAGTCCTTGAAAGCTCAGAAAATCCTGGACAACCTGAAAAGCAGGAGGACCTTCCCTCTGCAGAAGTCAGAAG CAGCTCTGAAAAGACGAAAGGAAAAAAGGGAGGCGGGAAAGACAAGGCTAAGAACACCAAATCACACACTGAGCAGTTTCCTGAG AAGGAAATAAACCTCCGCTGTGTTACCTGCAACGACGAGTTCCCCACAAGAAACAAGTTGTTTGACCATCTGAAGACCAGCGGCCACGCTATTGCTATTTCTACAAACGCTACTCACAGCTCCATGAGCAAGAGCAGGAAAGAAAAGCGGAAAAACAGATAA